A single Curtobacterium sp. MCSS17_015 DNA region contains:
- a CDS encoding sugar ABC transporter permease: MIDTSSSVRPGVRAGRTPGAGRPRRRRPLVLPGGLRWILPGFVISVGLIYYSIVYSGYLSFFDWPGGRALMTPIGFGNYVQALQDPVLWGALRNTLVYFIVVFAVQVVGGTLFAAAMHSSIRFANVYKVLVVIPVVVAPATLAPAQLQVWQSDGTVNHVLGWLGLSGLEQSWVGQSTTSLVVVVLVGCWGAVGYGFILLYAGMAQVDPELVEAGRLDGAGNLRVLFSIVMPSLRPVIVSLAILNFITALKLFDNPWLITQGGPAHSSEFLGTMIYAETASSDRNLGFASALSILVLVIAVAVSVLMQMRGRERVARPTRRHKETSGV; this comes from the coding sequence GTGATCGACACCTCCTCGTCCGTCCGGCCCGGCGTCCGCGCCGGTCGGACGCCGGGGGCGGGACGCCCACGGCGCCGACGCCCCCTCGTCCTGCCCGGCGGACTCCGCTGGATCCTGCCCGGCTTCGTCATCTCGGTCGGTCTGATCTACTACAGCATCGTCTACTCGGGCTACCTCTCCTTCTTCGACTGGCCCGGCGGCCGCGCACTGATGACCCCGATCGGCTTCGGCAACTACGTCCAGGCATTGCAGGACCCCGTGCTGTGGGGCGCGTTGCGGAACACGCTCGTCTACTTCATCGTCGTGTTCGCGGTACAGGTCGTCGGCGGGACGCTCTTCGCAGCCGCGATGCACTCGTCGATCCGCTTCGCCAACGTCTACAAGGTGCTCGTGGTCATCCCCGTGGTGGTCGCGCCGGCCACCCTCGCGCCGGCGCAGCTGCAGGTCTGGCAGAGCGACGGCACCGTCAACCACGTCCTCGGATGGCTCGGACTCTCCGGGCTCGAGCAGTCGTGGGTCGGTCAATCGACCACGTCCCTGGTCGTCGTCGTCCTCGTCGGCTGCTGGGGCGCGGTGGGGTACGGCTTCATCCTGCTCTACGCGGGGATGGCGCAGGTCGACCCGGAGCTCGTCGAGGCCGGTCGGCTGGACGGTGCGGGGAACCTCCGCGTCCTCTTCTCGATCGTCATGCCGAGCCTCCGACCCGTGATCGTGTCCCTCGCCATCCTCAACTTCATCACCGCCTTGAAGTTGTTCGACAACCCCTGGCTCATCACGCAGGGCGGACCGGCGCACTCGTCGGAGTTCCTCGGCACGATGATCTACGCCGAGACCGCGAGCAGCGACCGGAACCTCGGGTTCGCCTCCGCCCTGTCGATCCTCGTCCTCGTGATCGCCGTCGCGGTGTCCGTCCTCATGCAGATGCGCGGACGCGAACGCGTCGCGCGACCCACGCGACGTCACAAGGAGACCTCCGGTGTTTGA
- a CDS encoding carbohydrate ABC transporter permease translates to MFETRSRRSRIVLQLVLTLAVVPFVVPLIAMLQTSFEGAGWRNYLAVVQVPGFPKFFLNTIVIAAASMVIVYLATLMAAFGFSKLRVRGKEVYFWLMMAALTLPEVVLIAPLYTTAVRLGLLGTYWSVILPIAALQIPFTVLIARGYVDGIPDALFEAARIDGASTWRVFWSILVPLSRPMAVALMMLVLIYAWNSYLLPKVFLIDDGLGVVTQLPEFFRRQYNDDTPKILAASVITAIPTIVAYIALQRQFERGMAAGALK, encoded by the coding sequence GTGTTTGAGACCCGTTCCCGACGATCCAGGATCGTCCTCCAACTCGTCCTGACGCTCGCCGTCGTGCCGTTCGTGGTGCCCCTCATCGCGATGCTGCAGACGAGCTTCGAAGGCGCCGGCTGGCGGAACTACCTCGCCGTCGTGCAGGTCCCCGGCTTCCCGAAGTTCTTCCTCAACACGATCGTCATCGCCGCCGCGTCGATGGTGATCGTCTACCTCGCCACCCTCATGGCGGCGTTCGGCTTCTCGAAGTTGCGGGTCCGTGGCAAGGAGGTCTACTTCTGGCTGATGATGGCGGCGCTCACGCTGCCCGAGGTCGTCCTGATCGCTCCGCTCTACACGACGGCGGTACGGCTCGGGCTGCTGGGCACGTACTGGTCGGTGATCCTGCCGATCGCCGCGCTGCAGATCCCGTTCACCGTGCTCATCGCCCGCGGGTACGTCGACGGGATCCCGGACGCACTGTTCGAGGCGGCGCGGATCGACGGTGCGAGCACCTGGCGCGTGTTCTGGTCCATCCTCGTCCCGCTGTCCCGACCGATGGCGGTGGCGCTGATGATGCTGGTGCTCATCTACGCCTGGAACTCGTACCTGCTGCCGAAGGTCTTCCTCATCGACGACGGGCTGGGGGTGGTCACGCAGCTGCCCGAGTTCTTCCGACGGCAGTACAACGACGACACCCCGAAGATCCTCGCCGCGTCGGTGATCACCGCGATCCCGACGATCGTCGCCTACATCGCGCTCCAGCGGCAGTTCGAACGCGGGATGGCGGCCGGTGCACTCAAGTAG
- a CDS encoding substrate-binding domain-containing protein: MSDQGASIGLVIRQGHDRDPVAGAVVRAVAGPLVAAGKRFVTRSVADEDAELRVYRLWARAGGVAGVILLEVSRDDPRPALLRQIDMPFVALAPSTLPVDFPAVAVDRGASSAALAAYLDGYPAERRVSVTGTAPAEPFGDELGPDDTVTEVVRTDDVVGTCLRIGAEADGSGRTVLVVDGDHDAVAVLTGLRDAGLRVPEDVALVCRSDSLVCQSASLPITAIDRRGREIGAVLGEAAVRAVDHSVLPAVAMPAPVVVPRETT; encoded by the coding sequence ATGAGCGACCAGGGAGCCTCCATCGGGCTCGTCATCCGACAGGGTCACGACCGTGACCCGGTGGCCGGAGCGGTCGTCCGCGCCGTCGCCGGCCCGCTCGTCGCCGCCGGCAAGCGCTTCGTGACCCGGTCCGTGGCGGACGAGGACGCCGAGCTGCGGGTCTACCGCCTCTGGGCGCGGGCCGGAGGGGTCGCCGGCGTGATCCTGCTCGAGGTGTCGCGCGACGACCCGAGACCGGCGCTCCTCCGGCAGATCGACATGCCCTTCGTGGCGCTCGCCCCGTCGACGCTCCCGGTGGACTTCCCGGCGGTGGCCGTCGACCGCGGGGCGTCGTCCGCGGCGCTCGCGGCGTACCTCGACGGCTACCCCGCCGAGCGCCGTGTGTCCGTGACGGGGACGGCACCAGCCGAACCGTTCGGGGACGAACTCGGACCGGACGACACCGTCACCGAGGTCGTCCGGACGGACGACGTGGTCGGGACCTGCCTCCGGATCGGGGCAGAGGCCGACGGGAGTGGTCGGACGGTCCTCGTCGTCGACGGCGACCACGACGCGGTCGCGGTGCTCACCGGTCTCCGGGACGCGGGCCTCCGCGTGCCGGAGGACGTCGCGCTCGTCTGCCGGAGCGACTCGCTCGTCTGTCAGAGTGCGAGTCTCCCGATCACCGCGATCGACCGCCGAGGGAGGGAGATCGGGGCCGTGCTCGGTGAGGCAGCCGTGCGGGCCGTCGATCACTCGGTCCTGCCGGCGGTCGCGATGCCCGCTCCGGTCGTCGTGCCCCGGGAGACGACGTGA
- a CDS encoding ROK family transcriptional regulator, which yields MTGRRLGPSSAATRSAVLDMVRSGRTVTRAELAARSGLTPTSITRIVKTLLDEGLVVEVGFLDSTGGKRSSLLELNTTGRFAVGVSLDAGRLTYVVTDLAGAVVGRLVSPGIEQDAPGEDVVRIARELGQLLVQLDIPLESVVGVGVAGAGLDLGAGAERHSLTATEWESFALPEALEPRIGLPVVRDNDAACAALGQYWAGRVPSTQDFATLYMSNGFGLGIMVGGSIARGASSNVGEIGHTIVDIDGPECWCGAHGCLEMLAAPRAVVAAADADLAARLGLSGDAQRFRVDFDRIAQAAAQGDADCHALIQRSARYLAAAALSVVNILDLDRIVLAGPGFAEAGAIYAREIRQQVERFARTRGIHGVLVELADPGLDAAAGGAASLALQHALTPHAVRSGGW from the coding sequence GTGACCGGCCGGCGGCTCGGGCCGTCCTCGGCGGCCACCCGGAGCGCCGTGCTCGACATGGTGCGCTCGGGCCGGACCGTCACACGCGCAGAACTCGCAGCACGGTCCGGCCTGACGCCGACGTCCATCACGCGCATCGTGAAGACCCTCCTGGACGAGGGACTCGTCGTGGAGGTCGGTTTCCTCGACTCGACCGGCGGCAAACGGAGCAGCCTCCTCGAGCTCAACACCACCGGACGGTTCGCCGTCGGGGTGTCCCTCGACGCCGGCCGACTGACCTACGTGGTCACGGACCTGGCCGGTGCGGTCGTCGGACGTCTGGTGTCACCCGGCATCGAGCAGGACGCGCCCGGTGAGGACGTCGTGCGCATCGCCCGCGAACTCGGGCAACTGCTCGTGCAACTGGACATCCCCCTCGAGTCCGTCGTCGGCGTCGGGGTCGCCGGAGCCGGCCTCGACCTCGGTGCCGGAGCGGAACGGCACTCCCTCACCGCGACGGAGTGGGAGTCCTTCGCCTTGCCCGAGGCGCTCGAGCCCCGCATCGGTCTCCCCGTGGTCCGTGACAACGACGCCGCGTGTGCCGCCCTCGGTCAGTACTGGGCCGGGCGGGTTCCGTCCACGCAGGACTTCGCGACGCTCTACATGTCGAACGGCTTCGGTCTCGGCATCATGGTCGGCGGCAGCATCGCGCGGGGAGCGTCGTCGAACGTGGGCGAGATCGGTCACACGATCGTCGACATCGACGGGCCGGAGTGCTGGTGCGGCGCGCACGGGTGCCTCGAGATGCTCGCGGCACCGCGGGCCGTCGTCGCCGCAGCGGACGCTGACCTCGCCGCGCGCCTCGGCCTGTCGGGCGATGCTCAGCGTTTCCGCGTCGACTTCGACCGCATCGCCCAGGCTGCCGCGCAGGGTGACGCCGACTGCCACGCCCTGATCCAGCGGTCAGCGCGCTACCTCGCTGCAGCAGCGCTGTCGGTCGTGAACATCCTCGACCTCGACCGCATCGTGCTCGCTGGCCCCGGCTTCGCGGAGGCCGGCGCGATCTACGCCCGGGAGATCCGACAGCAGGTCGAGCGGTTCGCCCGCACCCGGGGCATCCACGGGGTCCTCGTCGAACTCGCCGACCCCGGACTCGACGCCGCCGCGGGCGGCGCTGCGAGTCTGGCCCTGCAACACGCACTCACACCGCACGCGGTCCGGTCCGGCGGCTGGTAG
- a CDS encoding SDR family NAD(P)-dependent oxidoreductase, with product MSKSWFITGASKGFGREWAEAALERGDSVTGTARDVDDVQDLVDRYPDTFLALRLDVTDRTADRDAVARAAEHFGSLDVVVNNAGFGHFGMVEELSEDELRAQLETNLFGAVWVTQAALPIMREQGSGHVIQVSSIGGISAFPTVGAYHASKWALEGLSQSLAQEVAGFGISVTLIEPGGFSTDWSGPSSKHSEENPAYAEVREAASKRPSAADPGKPEATRAAILKVVDAEQPPLRVFFGKAPLGIAERDYESRLATWREWQPVAEAAHGV from the coding sequence ATGAGCAAGAGCTGGTTCATCACCGGAGCATCCAAGGGCTTCGGCCGCGAGTGGGCGGAAGCAGCACTCGAACGCGGCGACTCCGTCACCGGCACGGCCCGCGACGTCGACGACGTGCAGGACCTCGTCGACCGGTACCCGGACACGTTCCTCGCGCTCCGGCTCGACGTGACCGACCGGACCGCCGACCGCGATGCCGTCGCCCGTGCCGCGGAGCACTTCGGGTCGCTCGACGTCGTCGTCAACAACGCCGGCTTCGGCCACTTCGGCATGGTCGAGGAGCTCAGCGAGGACGAGCTCCGCGCCCAGCTCGAGACCAACCTGTTCGGCGCCGTGTGGGTCACCCAGGCGGCACTGCCGATCATGCGCGAGCAGGGCTCCGGGCACGTCATCCAGGTGTCGAGCATCGGCGGCATCAGCGCGTTCCCGACGGTCGGCGCCTACCACGCGTCGAAGTGGGCACTCGAGGGCCTGTCGCAGTCGCTCGCCCAGGAGGTCGCGGGCTTCGGCATCTCGGTCACCCTCATCGAGCCCGGCGGGTTCTCCACCGACTGGTCCGGCCCGTCCTCGAAGCACAGCGAGGAGAACCCGGCCTACGCCGAGGTCCGCGAGGCCGCGTCGAAGCGCCCCTCGGCGGCCGACCCGGGCAAGCCGGAGGCCACGCGGGCCGCGATCCTGAAGGTCGTCGACGCCGAGCAGCCCCCGCTCCGGGTGTTCTTCGGCAAGGCCCCGCTCGGCATCGCGGAGCGGGACTACGAGTCGCGCCTCGCGACGTGGCGCGAGTGGCAGCCCGTCGCCGAGGCGGCCCACGGCGTCTGA
- a CDS encoding MFS transporter, giving the protein MTAEHRRPAEPDAAPSVAHHTAHHAAPADPSKPAQTDDRSSGDQPDPNRWKALVICLLGGGIVLLDVSIVNVALQSISTGLPGTTPEAVQWILSGYALSFGLLLVPGGRLGDATGRRRMFVIGVGLFTLASALCGFAPNGIVLVVARLLQGLAGGLLTPQVTALIQQLFRGKERGTAFGLFGATVGIATAIGPLIGGLLITAFGTENGWRFVFFVNLPVGLVTILLAFRYLPAPKRDERGKKHDFDPVGIVLLGAAVVALLLPFVQSQEWKGNAKWWLIVVAVVFGVLFVLWERHYGRTKEPVVDLRLFRRRSFSLGVGLATVYFAGFTPLFFVLTLALQSGLHYSALMAGLASIPFAIGSGIASTVGGRVVHRFGRQLIVIGTILVLIGLGAVVWVVANHFESDLGWWLVLPLLVAGIGSGLTISPNQTLTLSEVPVEQGGSAGGLIQVGARVGSAIGIAAVGSVFYSTLADSRGDYAQGLPLGLAVSLGFVAVALVAGIVDVVVGKRHGTEVSV; this is encoded by the coding sequence ATGACAGCCGAACACCGCAGACCCGCCGAGCCCGATGCGGCTCCGTCCGTCGCCCACCACACGGCTCACCACGCTGCGCCCGCCGATCCGTCGAAGCCCGCGCAGACCGACGACCGCAGCTCCGGCGACCAGCCGGACCCGAACCGCTGGAAGGCGCTCGTCATCTGCCTGCTCGGCGGGGGCATCGTCCTGCTCGACGTCTCGATCGTCAACGTCGCGCTGCAGTCCATCTCGACGGGGCTGCCCGGCACCACGCCCGAGGCGGTCCAGTGGATCCTGTCCGGGTACGCGCTGTCCTTCGGCCTGCTGCTCGTGCCCGGTGGACGACTCGGTGACGCCACCGGCCGACGTCGGATGTTCGTCATCGGGGTCGGCCTGTTCACCCTGGCGAGCGCCCTCTGCGGCTTCGCACCGAACGGCATCGTCCTGGTCGTCGCCCGTCTGTTGCAGGGCCTGGCCGGCGGCCTGCTCACGCCGCAGGTCACCGCGCTCATCCAGCAGCTGTTCCGCGGCAAGGAGCGCGGCACCGCGTTCGGCCTCTTCGGCGCCACCGTCGGCATCGCGACCGCGATCGGCCCCCTGATCGGCGGTCTGCTCATCACGGCGTTCGGCACCGAGAACGGCTGGCGGTTCGTCTTCTTCGTGAACCTGCCCGTCGGACTCGTCACGATCCTCCTGGCCTTCCGGTACCTGCCCGCACCGAAACGGGACGAGCGGGGGAAGAAGCACGACTTCGACCCCGTCGGCATCGTGCTCCTCGGCGCCGCCGTGGTCGCCCTGCTGCTGCCGTTCGTGCAGTCGCAGGAGTGGAAGGGGAACGCGAAGTGGTGGCTCATCGTCGTCGCCGTCGTGTTCGGCGTGCTGTTCGTCCTGTGGGAGCGGCACTACGGGCGGACGAAGGAGCCCGTGGTCGACCTGCGGCTGTTCCGCCGCCGGTCGTTCTCGCTCGGCGTCGGTCTGGCGACGGTGTACTTCGCCGGCTTCACCCCGCTGTTCTTCGTCCTGACGCTCGCGCTGCAGTCCGGCCTGCACTACTCCGCGCTGATGGCCGGACTGGCGTCGATCCCGTTCGCCATCGGTTCGGGCATCGCCTCGACCGTCGGCGGCCGCGTCGTGCACCGCTTCGGTCGGCAGCTCATCGTCATCGGGACGATCCTCGTCCTCATCGGGCTCGGTGCGGTCGTCTGGGTGGTCGCGAACCACTTCGAGTCGGACCTGGGGTGGTGGCTCGTCCTGCCGCTGCTCGTCGCCGGCATCGGGTCCGGGCTCACCATCTCGCCGAACCAGACCCTCACGCTCTCCGAGGTGCCGGTCGAGCAGGGCGGATCGGCGGGCGGGCTGATCCAGGTCGGCGCCCGCGTCGGCTCGGCGATCGGGATCGCAGCGGTGGGCAGCGTGTTCTACTCCACGCTCGCCGATTCGCGCGGCGACTACGCGCAGGGCCTGCCGCTCGGCCTCGCGGTGTCACTCGGGTTCGTCGCGGTGGCGCTGGTCGCCGGGATCGTCGACGTGGTCGTCGGGAAGCGACACGGCACCGAGGTGTCGGTCTGA
- a CDS encoding sigma-70 family RNA polymerase sigma factor, which translates to MDEDTEADAALTRRLASGDRTALADAFDRFAPTLTRYAWAQAGSRQDVEELVQDTFLTLWQKAAGLDLATSALLPWLLVVCRNHARNQARRSAKNRGDELPEELAARPGADEARERLRWVRDEIAALAPTDRRICELCLLEGHSYAEAAQILGLSVGAVTQRVSRSRARLKKAVMHDEH; encoded by the coding sequence GTGGATGAGGACACCGAAGCCGACGCAGCACTGACTCGTCGGCTCGCGAGCGGGGACCGGACGGCGCTGGCCGACGCGTTCGACCGGTTCGCGCCGACCCTGACCCGGTACGCGTGGGCACAGGCCGGCAGTCGGCAGGACGTCGAGGAACTCGTGCAGGACACGTTCCTGACGCTCTGGCAGAAGGCTGCCGGGCTCGACCTGGCCACGAGTGCACTGCTGCCGTGGTTGCTCGTGGTGTGCCGCAACCACGCCCGGAACCAGGCCCGGCGCTCGGCGAAGAACCGCGGTGACGAACTCCCCGAGGAACTCGCGGCACGTCCGGGTGCCGATGAGGCCCGGGAACGCCTGCGCTGGGTGCGGGACGAGATCGCGGCACTGGCACCCACGGACCGCCGCATCTGCGAGCTGTGCCTGCTCGAGGGCCACTCCTACGCCGAGGCCGCGCAGATCCTCGGCCTCAGCGTCGGGGCGGTCACCCAGCGGGTCTCCCGCTCGCGCGCACGACTGAAGAAGGCGGTGATGCACGATGAACACTGA
- a CDS encoding MATE family efflux transporter: protein MSSTTQPTDTAAGKNRWYLSAAPIARALVHLCVPMAAAMVVSALYNVINAGFIGSQHDTALLAAITLGTPLLGLVMAVGGVFGVGGSSLMSRLLGASEHDQGKADEIKHVASFAVWGSVVTGIVLGGLGLLFLRPLVGLLGADAAAVPATSAYVSVMLAFVPVLAAAFCLEQMVRAEGAARQAMTGLVLSTVGNLVFDVLFILVLPWGVAGAALAVGLANLVSIVYWARWLGKHSENVSLSLRWFTLRPAVLKPVFGIGVSELLQAGFLIVTTLVLNNLAAQYGDDPLAAMGVAVRIAQVPEFLVMGVTIGVLPLLAYAFGKGDRERLRSALRASALTVGAIVLVFSGTVFVFREQVFTVFSSDHSVLAIGLTILVAQLVATVVNGFTGLFTSLFQAAGLATPAIALSMAQGILFIPIVLLGDLWFGLAGIIWALTLTEVLVFLAGVGIWLASRGRIDRGLAAGSEERAEAAVEQATV, encoded by the coding sequence ATGAGCAGCACCACACAACCCACGGACACCGCAGCGGGGAAGAACCGCTGGTACCTCTCCGCCGCCCCGATCGCCCGAGCCCTCGTGCACCTCTGCGTGCCGATGGCCGCCGCGATGGTCGTCAGCGCCCTCTACAACGTCATCAACGCGGGCTTCATCGGCTCGCAGCACGACACGGCGCTCCTGGCCGCGATCACCCTCGGCACACCGCTGCTCGGCCTGGTCATGGCCGTCGGCGGGGTGTTCGGCGTCGGCGGCAGCTCGCTGATGTCACGCCTGCTGGGTGCCTCGGAACACGACCAGGGGAAGGCCGACGAGATCAAGCACGTCGCCTCCTTCGCGGTGTGGGGGTCGGTCGTCACCGGCATCGTGCTCGGCGGCCTCGGTCTGCTGTTCCTCCGGCCGCTCGTCGGCCTGCTCGGGGCGGACGCCGCAGCCGTGCCGGCGACGAGCGCCTACGTCAGCGTCATGCTCGCGTTCGTGCCCGTGCTCGCCGCCGCGTTCTGCCTGGAGCAGATGGTCCGCGCGGAGGGGGCCGCACGCCAGGCGATGACCGGCCTGGTCCTGTCGACCGTCGGGAACCTCGTCTTCGACGTGCTGTTCATCCTCGTGCTGCCGTGGGGCGTCGCCGGAGCCGCGCTCGCGGTCGGTCTGGCGAACCTGGTCAGCATCGTCTACTGGGCGCGGTGGCTCGGGAAGCACAGCGAGAACGTCAGCCTGTCGCTCCGCTGGTTCACGCTCCGCCCAGCGGTCCTGAAGCCCGTGTTCGGCATCGGCGTCAGCGAGTTACTGCAGGCCGGGTTCCTCATCGTCACGACCCTCGTGCTCAACAACCTGGCGGCGCAGTACGGCGACGACCCCCTCGCTGCGATGGGCGTGGCGGTCCGGATCGCCCAGGTGCCGGAGTTCCTCGTCATGGGCGTCACGATCGGCGTGCTGCCGCTGCTGGCCTACGCGTTCGGCAAGGGGGACCGGGAGCGCCTGCGCTCGGCGTTGCGGGCCTCCGCGCTGACGGTCGGTGCGATCGTGCTGGTGTTCTCGGGCACGGTCTTCGTGTTCCGCGAGCAGGTCTTCACGGTCTTCTCGTCCGACCACTCGGTGCTGGCCATCGGCCTGACGATCCTGGTGGCGCAGCTCGTCGCGACCGTCGTCAACGGGTTCACCGGGCTGTTCACGTCGCTGTTCCAGGCTGCGGGGCTCGCCACCCCGGCGATCGCGCTGTCGATGGCGCAGGGGATCCTGTTCATCCCGATCGTCCTGCTCGGCGACCTCTGGTTCGGGCTCGCGGGGATCATCTGGGCGCTGACGCTCACCGAGGTCCTGGTCTTCCTGGCCGGGGTCGGCATCTGGCTGGCGTCGCGCGGCCGGATCGACCGCGGGCTGGCGGCGGGCAGCGAGGAGCGTGCGGAAGCGGCGGTGGAGCAGGCAACCGTGTGA